The sequence TTTTATAGGGTTGTGGGGGTTTTCTTGGTTCATGAGAGGCAGGACAGATGAGATTAGATTAAATTAAATGAAATGGGAATGGAACTATGGGAGTGTGGGGCACTCActctatttgaaaatttgtcTTAGCCTATTAATTTATTAAGTTATTAAAGATTGCTAAGACCAAAGTCTCATTAGAAGTAGTAATTAAGTAGTAAAGTTGGATTTGTGGAGAACGGAGGAGAATAATTATGGGATTTTGAGAGGGGGGAGGAAGATCCCTTGGGACACTACAAAATCCGTTTGTTCAgtttgctttttctttctttgaagtTGTGCTGCCCACCACATGGTTCTGGAGGTAATGTGTCATCCCTAAACATTCTGACACTCTTTAACGGTTTTTTTAAACCCAATTGGAGAACTGAGATAAAGATAACAATTGAAAGATGAAGCTGAAGGAGAAGAGAACACCACATATGTAGAAGAAACACTCCCTTCCTAATAAAGCGTGGTCGTTCATCTTTGGGGCCTGACTTGAGATGTAGACTTCCACATGGTGCCTCCTCTTGTCCCTTTCTTTTTGGAGTCTGCACCCTCTATCTATTTTTCATCTCTatcaccatatatatatatatatagagagagagagagagagagagagagagagagagagagagagattgcaggAACTTGAGTTATCCTAGCTGACAAAagagaaatcattttttttttttgtgggttcaTAAATACTCTCTTAGATCGGTAACCCGGGTTAAAGGAGAGTTCCTACAACTTGAGTATTACAGTAAAATTTTAGTCGAAATATTTTTTGCTGTCACCTGGATTGCAGGAACTTTCATGCTATCTGGGCTTGCagctgaaaaaaaatatggaataattCATTTCCCATATGATTAAGACATACCATTCTaagttttttgtatttttcaaagTAATCTTCGAGatttatttctttggctgcaaGCCCGGATATCATGATAGTTCCTTCAGGTGATAATTGGTTGCTAGAACTATCTAAGTAACTTATTACTATCAACTGGGGGATTTTggtattctataaaaaaaagatgggaaaagcacaggtatgctagcgtaacacctaggaataaggtataCTAGCAGGATTTTAACtgttagatgaaacataaaaaatctgaTCCATTCATGTGGCGAGGTCTTACAAAACCTGTCCAATACCACCGCTCCAAAGTACTACTCCCTCAATCAACCCCTTCTTCGGCCAGTGTGCTCGAAGCATCATCGCAAAGTTCAAAAGTTCCTACAAATagatagaaaaagaataaaaaaaagccACTTCTGTCGATGTTCACGCCGCTGTctgcaaatctttttttttttttagtagataCCGCTGTCTGCAAATCAATAGAAggaccaaaaaaaacaaaaaaaaaaaaacaaaaaaaactattacCGGAGAAACTAGGAGAAAAAAAGTTCAAAAGTCAGAGGAGAAAAAGTTCAAAAGTCGGGGAAAGTAGCAGTGGGGAAGTGGTGGTACCAGCGGCTCAAACCAGAGGAGTCAGTGGAGAAACTCTCTTGCTTGCAGCAACGAGTCATGGAGAGCAACCTCTCCTGCTTACAGCAGTGGTGGCGGGGCATTAGTAGCTCAAACCAGAGGAGTCGATGGAACAATGGCGGTAGCAGCAGCTCTCTGCAAATTggtggaagaaagggaaaaaacctGTCACCGATGTACACGCCACTCTCTGCAAATcgatagaaagaaagaaaaaaaaaaaaaaaaaaacaactgttGCTGGCAAGTTCAAGAGAAAACAACTCctgttgcagcagcagcagcggcAATAGCAGAGATGTGCGAGCTCCCTTCCCTCCTCTACCTTCGGCCATggttctctccctctttcctctTGCACTGATGATTTATCTCCACTACGTTCTTTCTCATACTCTGCTTCGATTTGAGGAAACGAAAACAGATCCAACTTTCTCCGTCTGATCTGGTAAAAGATCTCACTGGAGTTCGCTTTCTCCGACTGGATTCATTAAAATGAATGTCTTTTccgacaagaagagagagaaagagagagaaaaggtgttgcaaccgtgGATTATAAATTTGTatatcttctttccatccaacagTTCAATTCAAGTTGACCAAATCCTATGGTCAAaatcccgctagcattcctaattcctaggtactatgcTAGCACACTCtctcataaaagaaaaagaaataatggataaataaaataaaagagaagtgAAGGGAGTAAGATCTGAGAAAGAATTGTTGTCTTATAGCCTAGGGTGTTGGGCCCTTTGGGATTCCCTCTTTCTTCCTAAGATCAATGAATGCAATAGAGAAAGTGAAGAATAAGAATTGAAATCTGTAATGTTCTTTCTTGAACCTCGTGGGAATGTGATTCATCTGCTCCTTCTGCCCTCTTCCTCCACAATCCCCCTTCTTGGTTAAAGGGCACTATTTAAAAATTCCTTTTTGTAACACTGATCACTATCTTTATGTTTGCTTTGACTCTAATCACGTGATTTTTTGGCATTAAATACTAATAATaccaattaataaattaaattaatttcctctcttctttcataTCCTCTTTATTCCACTCATTCTACAAGGACTGATCACGTCGCCACCTACCATTTGTCCGTTTACTCTCCGTTTCAACGATCCCTTTGAAAGGGGACGAAATGTTTAGTCATTGTGAGAAGATGATCATCTCTCCTTCCCCTAACGAATGGCCAcaggttcctctctctctctctctctctctctctctctctctctctctctctctctctacgtcTCAATTATTATGGAGCATCATAACATGACTCTTTTGTTTCTTAGCTCTTGTATGAGAATATTGATGTGTAATCTTcctttttggttatttttggtgcagcagaagatagatgagaCGGGGTTGATAGCTTCAAGAGGTGGTAGGGTAATGGAGAAACCAGTAGGGCAAGAAGAACAAGCACTGAAATGTCCTCGTTGTGACTCCTCAAACACTAAATTTTGTTACTACAACAACTACAGCTTATCCCAACCCAGACACTTCTGTAAGGCCTGTAAGCGTTATTGGACTAGAGGTGGAACTCTTCGTAATGTACCGGTCGGTGGCGGCTACCGCAAGAACAAGAGGGTTAAGAGGTCTTCATCCAatgaagtttcttcttctccaactcaatccccttctcctctaTTATATGGCGTATCTGGTATGAGTGCTCCTCTCTCAGACATTAATAACCTCCATTTTCCAAGCTTCCAAGATGTGGTTTATACAAGTCCTCTTGTTTCAAGCTATTCTCTActtggatcttcttcttctccttcaacgGCTTCTTTGATTGCTTCTAGCCTTCATCAACAGCAAAAGCTTATGCAGCTGGGTGGGATTAAAGATAGGACACCTGGTAATAATTATTTTCAGGCCTTGTTACCCTTTGAGGATCTCCAAATGGAAATGAAGTTAGAAGCAGGGGAAAACAACCGAATCTCATGCCAGAATCCAATTGGAACGGCGACCGCCGATCCGTCTCTCTACTGGAATACCACTAGTGTCGGAGCTTGGGCTGATCTCAACAACTTCGGATCTTCAGTCACCTCTTTAATTTGAGCTACCAAAATTAAGACCAATCTtagtttcttgtttctttttcaaCATTTGGGTCTTTGTTTTTAGTTAGGTTTTTGTTGGATATTGGTGGccagagtgtgtgtgtgtttgtgttgggggggggggttgaaagGGGATACTGAAACAAGAAATTTAGCATCAGAGGTTCTATTGGGAGAAGAACGGATCGGAGTGATCATGTCAGTAGCAAACACCACAACCTgttgttttcctttttaggtTTTCAATGGTTGAAGGGAAACAGTTTGCTCTGAGAGGAACCTCGGATCATCTTTCTCTCATGGTCTAccagcatcatcatcatcagcagcagcagtagcaaaGTTTGAGCACACTGTTCATGAAGGGTACTTTTTAATTAGCAAAGGATTCATGAGATGAGCAGTTCAAGAATGCATTTATTGGAGAAGTATTTTGGTCTTCTTTGAATGCATATATGCATCTCATGCTTTCTTTTCCAATGTTTGTATGTTTAGGTGGTGGTGTATTGTTGTTACATTTTGCAGTcctataaaaaagaaagatcaGATAAGGGAACTCataatttcttttccttttttttttcccctgaaaTATTGTTTTGATTTAGGGGAGGGGTTGGGTATAGTAACATAAAAGAGAGGGAGATTTCTTATTGCAATGTTGTTGTCTGGTTTCTGTGGTCACAGTCATTGTTatccttatattttattttagatttttcttaTGGGGTGTGTGCGGTGGAAtagtattaatttttttttggtggaatagTATTAATGAATTTGTAGGCAAGGTACTGTGGAGTTGAACTTAATGCTGATCACTCCacagactaggggtgtcaaccggtcgggccggttcggtttcggtcgggcttaatcgggcttgaagactttcaaaggctacaccgtgtccgcccatttaactaatcggacttagttattgagggcatggtacactttatattcggtcggtcggtctcgggttataatcgggccaccttaatcgggctttagtcgggccttaaccggactacggacatgtttaatgttaaacgggcttaaccggtttttaaacgggccctctttaaaatgtgttattatattccggcccactcatgcaagcccaaaaaaatgacaataaatcaataaatgataccaaatataaccattatttaaaatgtgaacatgtctttactttttagtttttattctttaatttggggggtaaaataggtattctacaatcattaaagggtcgggccaagtcggtgcacaataggccggtctcggtcgggcgttattcggtcggtctcggtcgggcgcctgacggttcaagtagcaaaaccgagaccgaccatttttAAACgagccgggctcaagcccgacacgtttaataaacggttcaggccgggccggtctataaacggtcggtcccggtcggtttagccggttcgggccacaaattgacacccctaccacaGACCACGTATGAGAGGTATATTGCAGCTCACAATAGGGATATATATGCTATTTaagtttaaactttaaattgcCAGCTTAAGCAATTGTTAAGGGTAATTTTGTAACTTTGGCAGCACTAAAGCAATTTTTTCCCCAGCTTttacttttctctttctttctcaacGTGACTCTAGTTTTGAATCTACTGCCTAGCGCACTAGCTTGCATCTTCTATTCGAAGAGAGGATCGACTCCTATCACATTTTGTGGGTTGTATTTAGTATGTTCCATCTTCCCTCTATCATTCCCCCCACTTTCCTATTGTGCATGAGTCCTATTGTGCATGAGTAAAGTCTCCTTGGGCAATGCattaggaatatatatatatatatatatattttttttttgagtgttGCAAAAGGAAGCCCTTTCTCAAGGAAACTTCATAATGAATGATGAGAAAAAAACCTCAGGAAGCAAAATTTTCTGGTCACTTCAAACCATTCAAGCAATAAAAGCGAAGTGGCCACCTTTGTCCAATTGGAAATTCATGGTTTGAAAACACTTCAATGAAGCCCCTTCTCCACTATTCGTTAAGTAAGAATTTTGGGTGCAAACCTCTGCTGTCGGAATGGAAAATAGATTGCAAATTCTCTGAAACATTCATTTTCAAGTTTTATGAAGAGGAAGATAAGATGCGTATTCTTGAAACGGTTCTATGGTTGTCACCCGTAAGCTTATTATTTTAAGACCCTGGGAGAAGTAAATGCTACTTTGGAGTGTGAACTTGTTTAGAAGATTAGGTGGCTAAAGATGATTTTAGTGTGCTTTCGGGTGCTGCTCAATCTAATCTGGCGGGCTGTAGATGGTGGTAAAATTGGCGCCCAGAATATTCcttattttcaaaatcaaaatttgaatataaTTGAAGCGAGTTATGGATCTCTACCAACTAAGACTGGGAGTAAATTCACTATTTTGGAAGGCTTTGAGGAGGAAGAGGTGGGAATGAATGAAGACGTTTTTGGATCTGTTGCATCCAGAAACCGTCTCATGCACTTCAGATGACCTGTAAAAGCAAATAGATAGGGAAGAGTGCCAAACTGTTCCGATGGGAGACTTtttgatgcctaagtcaaatctCTCTTGCAACATATACTCGGATTACAACTTTAAACGTATTCGACCCCTTTTTCGGAGCCTTActttggtatttataggtgatgGATGGATGGAAGCAATTTCAGAGAGTCCCTATTTGATAGGTGTTCTAATTATAGTAGGAAATAACTTATGAGAGTCCTATTAGGTAAGTGTTGCCTTGCTTCGTTAGGAATCCATGTTTGGACAGATCTCCTGCATATTGCCTTCGTGTGGGCATTGAGAGATAAAATTTGCTAAGTTGGCGAGGAGGTAATTTTGGAAGGGAGATTTTGTCCTGTGCTCGTTAGGGTACAACGGCAGGTTCCAAGCTCTAAAATCAGTATAATACCGATTAATGATGATCGTCCATATACCGGCCTCATGGGTTGGTATCTCAGAAGGGTAATCTAGGTCCGAGAACACGATCCGGTTCCATGTCCAGTCACCTCGATTATGCTGCCACATGTTGTCTCTTGATTGATGGTTGCAGCTTTTTGCCTCATTAGGGCCCCACTCCGTTAGACTAAGGACTACTGTTCGGTCTATCGGAGTTCGATTTGGCCTTAACTCATGGATAGATCGGTTACCCATGTTACTCGGATTGGCTTTGACATGACTTCCTGAGTACATTTAATGTGCCGCCAAGCTGCCAGGTGAGAATTTCACGCCAAGCGATGCGAGGCGCTAGAGTCATAATAACGCTCTAGGAATGGTAATTCTTGCGCCACATAGACCATAGGATTGGTTTAATCTCAGCCGTTGATTGCGATCCTTCCCTATctagaaataaatgaaataatctTTTTCATTTTCGTCACTTTGTTGAGTTTTCTCTAGCTTCGGACTGATCTTGAGCTTCAGTGGTCACGACCCTCCACTTTGGTTTGGCAAACAATCTTCATTTCGGCCTTGTCAACAATAAGTTATCTTATTATATATGCCTTCTGAAAGTGACCTTGAGTACCACCCTCACCGGGCTAAACATGAAGTCACTCATATGAGAGAGGAGTCCAGTAGTAGCTCGAACAGTAGCGAAAAGATTAGTGATAATTTGTTACCATCCATTGAGTCCTCAGCCCCAAAATGGTCAACCCAAAAGTCCTCCGCCTTTGAGTCCTTGGGGTAGCATACTTCCCTTAACAAACCTAAGTCTCCCTTTGTGGAGTTTTAAAGTGAGAAACCTGTTGCTTTGAAGATGGTCTGCCCCCAAAGATTACGCTCCCAAGGGGTTGAGCTTAGAGCAGGCCGTGCCTATAAGTCCATCAGGTCAGGATTTTCCTCCCCCAAAAAAGAGGGAATGATTCGGTTGGGCTGCCACAGAAAAGCATGAAGATGGTGATAGCTCAGAGGGTTCGGCCACAACCGTCGATGCCTGTGCTGGTGTGCATTTAATCAAGAGTGCCATCACTAAGGAGCACCTTACATGGATCAAAAAATATAATGACGTGATGTCGTCCTCAGGGTTCTTATCAATATAAAGAGATGATTTGGCTCAGGAACCTGAGGTCTACTTTTATGAAGTTTGCTTCAGTGATGGACTTTGCCTTCCTGTCAAATAGTTTTTCAAGTTGGTGTTGGACCTCAAGATTTTTTCGATCCAGTTGATGCCGAGCTCTTGGAGGGTGCTTGGATTCTATGTATTTTACATATAGTTGAATGCTCGGTTTGgccttcatttatttttatttttatttcaattaaataaGACGAATAGGTGGACTACTTCACCCGTTGGGAGATTAGTGCTCCCTTTAATAAGAAGTTCAAGTTTTTTTGAGGAGATGCCCTCAtcggagaagaaggagaaaagcaAATACTTCTTCGCCACTGTTCCTGATCACCATTTTTGGAGCTGATGGTCGGACATTAATCAAGCTGAGGTGAATTGTGACCTTGACCTTGATTCTGAAACTAGGCGCATGGCTAGAGAGTTCCTTGAGGGAAAGGTTGTAGATGTTAGAGATTTGCAATTTGAGCCCTTCTTGTAAAAGTGGGAGATCTCGAGTGAGAATCACTATTTGGCTCGGTTTCGAATATTGCCTCTTTTTTATGTTCTAACTTCTGAGCCTTTGCATTTACTTTGTAGTGAATCCCTCAATCTGGCTCACCTTGTTGCTATGAACGAGGTCAAGAAGAAAGTACTCTTGCAGAAGAAGCCGATGCCCACCTCTAAAGAACCTCCCAAAGGGACCCCTAAGAAGAAGGGGCCCGAGCACAAGTGGAAGAGAGAGGATGAGCACAGAGACTCTCCTCGACCCCCTTCAGTGACGAGGACCTAGGGGGCTAGCCATCATGACTGAAGTAAGAGCGTCGCAATTGATAAAGAGTAGGAGAGCCTACCTATTGTGGAGAAGCCTTCCACTCCTTTCTGGAACTTGACCACCCTGGATTAGTCTTTCAAGGATAATGCCATGGCCCGAGAACAAACTTGTAGGTCTCAGCTTCCAACCAACTTGGGTGACCTATGGGCAATGGATGCAATTGCCTTTGTTGTCCACATGCATAGGAAGATGGCCGAGGTAATTCTAGGTCTCCCCATGTTTtattctctctattttttttttagctgaGCAATctgctttttatttatttgtatgcAGGTCCATCTCTGGGCTT is a genomic window of Macadamia integrifolia cultivar HAES 741 chromosome 13, SCU_Mint_v3, whole genome shotgun sequence containing:
- the LOC122059281 gene encoding dof zinc finger protein DOF1.4 isoform X2; this translates as MFSHCEKMIISPSPNEWPQKIDETGLIASRGGRVMEKPVGQEEQALKCPRCDSSNTKFCYYNNYSLSQPRHFCKACKRYWTRGGTLRNVPVGGGYRKNKRVKRSSSNEVSSSPTQSPSPLLYGVSGMSAPLSDINNLHFPSFQDVVYTSPLVSSYSLLGSSSSPSTASLIASSLHQQQKLMQLGGIKDRTPGNNYFQALLPFEDLQMEMKLEAGENNRISCQNPIGTATADPSLYWNTTSVGAWADLNNFGSSVTSLI
- the LOC122059281 gene encoding dof zinc finger protein DOF1.4 isoform X1; translation: MFSHCEKMIISPSPNEWPQQKIDETGLIASRGGRVMEKPVGQEEQALKCPRCDSSNTKFCYYNNYSLSQPRHFCKACKRYWTRGGTLRNVPVGGGYRKNKRVKRSSSNEVSSSPTQSPSPLLYGVSGMSAPLSDINNLHFPSFQDVVYTSPLVSSYSLLGSSSSPSTASLIASSLHQQQKLMQLGGIKDRTPGNNYFQALLPFEDLQMEMKLEAGENNRISCQNPIGTATADPSLYWNTTSVGAWADLNNFGSSVTSLI